Proteins found in one Phycodurus eques isolate BA_2022a chromosome 18, UOR_Pequ_1.1, whole genome shotgun sequence genomic segment:
- the chrm5b gene encoding muscarinic acetylcholine receptor M5b — protein MDVDPPNSTFDNATHIQSAPHSLWEVITIATVSAIVSLITIVGNVLVMVSFKVNSQLKTVNNYYLLSLAFADLIIGVLSMNLYTTYILMGYWSLGSLACDLWLAVDYVASNASVMNLLVISFDRYFSITRPLTYRAKRTPKRAALMIGLAWLVSFVLWAPPILCWKYIAGEEKESEDQCQIQFLTEPVITFGTAIAAFYIPVSVMTILYCRIYKETQRRTKDLAELQGLASDHVSEGAKPQKNIIPSCFHFTRERRERSQASWSSSNQSNATKTTIRSDEVWVKADQIASFNSYSSSDEEERHVSIETPQGSLRDNGQNDNGQATDYAEDQYFSTPSKESRKKCISYKFTPGSKGKKGSPGPASPRAPEAEQKNASPSSSTASKPMDPGLKNQITKRKRMVLVKEKKAAQTLSAILLAFILTWTPYNIMVLISTFCATCIPTSLWHLGYWLCYVNSTVNPMCYALCNKTFQKTFRMLLLCQWRRKRGKDKLYWCGQNANVNNKMT, from the coding sequence ATGGATGTCGATCCTCCAAACAGCACTTTTGACAACGCAACGCATATCCAGTCTGCTCCCCATAGCCTTTGGGAAGTTATCACCATAGCAACAGTCTCTGCCATTGTCAGCTTGATCACGATAGTTGGTAACGTTTTGGTCATGGTATCCTTCAAAGTCAACAGCCAGCTTAAGACTGTAAACAACTATTACCTACTGAGTTTGGCCTTTGCGGACCTCATTATAGGAGTGCTCTCCATGAACTTATACACTACATATATACTGATGGGTTACTGGTCCTTAGGAAGCCTTGCATGTGATCTTTGGCTAGCTGTGGACTATGTAGCCAGCAACGCTTCAGTTATGAATTTACTGGTCATCAGCTTTGACAGATATTTCTCCATCACAAGGCCGCTGACTTACAGAGCTAAGAGGACTCCAAAGAGGGCCGCCCTCATGATAGGCCTTGCATGGTTAGTATCGTTTGTGCTGTGGGCACCGCCCATTCTGTGCTGGAAGTACATTGCAGGAGAAGAAAAGGAATCCGAGGACCAATGTCAGATTCAGTTTTTAACAGAGCCGGTGATCACATTTGGAACAGCCATTGCAGCTTTCTACATCCCAGTCTCTGTCATGACTATTCTCTACTGTAGGATCTACAAGGAGACACAAAGACGCACAAAGGATCTGGCAGAGCTGCAAGGACTCGCAAGCGATCATGTCTCGGAGGGAGCTAAAccgcagaaaaacattattcCCTCTTGTTTCCATTTTAccagagagaggagagaaagaAGCCAGGCCTCCTGGTCCTCCTCTAACCAAAGTAACGCTACAAAAACTACCATTAGGTCGGACGAAGTGTGGGTCAAAGCTGACCAAATCGCTTCATTTAATAGTTACTCCTCATCTGACGAGGAGGAGCGTCACGTTTCGATCGAGACCCCGCAAGGATCTTTGAGAGATAACGGTCAAAATGATAATGGCCAAGCGACGGATTATGCAGAAGATCAGTATTTTTCAACCCCCTCAAAAGAAAGCCGTAAGAAGTGCATTTCGTATAAGTTCACACCTGGCTCAAAGGGTAAAAAAGGCAGTCCTGGACCTGCATCTCCTCGAGCCCCCGAAGCCGAGCAGAAAAACGCCTCACCTTCATCCTCCACTGCCTCCAAGCCGATGGACCCGGGTCTGAAGAACCAGATCACCAAGAGGAAGCGAATGGTGTTGGTGAAGGAGAAGAAGGCGGCCCAGACCCTCAGCGCCATTCTCCTGGCATTCATCCTCACGTGGACTCCGTACAACATTATGGTGCTGATCTCCACATTCTGCGCCACGTGCATCCCTACGTCCCTGTGGCACCTGGGCTACTGGCTGTGCTACGTAAACAGCACCGTCAACCCAATGTGCTACGCCCTGTGCAACAAGACCTTCCAGAAGACCTTCCGTATGCTGCTGCTGTGTCAGTGGAGGAGGAAAAGAGGCAAGGACAAGCTGTACTGGTGTGGACAGAATGCCAACGTCAACAACAAAATGACCTGA
- the katnbl1 gene encoding KATNB1-like protein 1, producing the protein MKQVDIRNKDELDKERFPVHYGVHSPGKEKRSSLCRRKSSLSLEVGLKLHLKTSDVGRARNPGMANKENEVTCLDVRGNHNKDKCRPTVNVAEASKMAGPSSKYSDFTELSKDHEAVSHILFGRNLRLKVALTLWRRNAIELVAYLIIIQDTGVLLDLLPVITNDLQTESSCFSPGCCVDLVPQVKVILASKYEEQIVVALHWVQAVIRKWWPDLSKREKRLQDSLDNRNIAVLNHRLRDLWKDGAKLCLVSGSTGDLAKAIEAYVLQLP; encoded by the exons ATGAAGCAG GTGGATATTAGAAATAAGGACGAATTAGATAAGGAAAG ATTCCCAGTGCATTACGGAGTACACAGTCCAGGAAAGGAAAAGAGGTCCTCACTTTGCAGGAGGAAAAGTTCTCTCTCCCTGGAGGTGGGCTTAAAGCTGCACCTTAAAACATCCGATGTTGGTCGAGCCCGTAACCCCGGCATGGCCAACAAAGAAAACGAGGTGACATGCTTGGATGTGCGGGGCAATCACAACAAAGATAAGTGCAGGCCCACTGTGAATGTAGCAGAGGCCTCGAAGATGGCAGGGCCCAGCTCCAAGTACAGTGACTTTACTGAG CTATCAAAGGATCACGAAGCAGTGTCTCACATCCTTTTTGGAAGGAATCTTCGACTTAAAGTGGCCCTAACACTATGGCGAAGAAACGCCATTGAATTAGTGGCTTATCTAATTAT AATTCAAGACACAGGAGTGCTGCTTGACCTGTTACCCGTCATAACAAACGA cctTCAAACTGAATCATCGTGTTTTTCACCTGGATGCTGCGTTGACCTCGTACCCCAAGTCAAAGTGATCCTTGCCAGTAAATATGAAGA ACAGATAGTTGTGGCTTTACACTGGGTTCAGGCTGTCATTAGGAAATGGTGGCCAGACCTTtccaagagagagaaaagactGCAGGACAGTTTGGACAACAG GAACATTGCAGTCTTGAATCATCGTCTAAGGGACTTGTGGAAGGATGGAGCCAAGCTATGTCTGGTTTCAGGTTCTACTGGAGACCTGGCAAAG GCCATTGAAGCATATGTCCTTCAGCTACCCTGA
- the emc7b gene encoding ER membrane protein complex subunit 7: MSNRERTPLLWLLLQATFVVASCFTDVETGPGAGVSTQTTADRFKIEGRAIVPGVKTQDWVSTARVLVDGEDYVGFLRTDGTFAVNDVPSGSYVVEIVTPGYRFEPVRVDITSKGKMRARLVNYIKTSEVIRQPYPLQVRASGIQSYFMKRETWGWTDFLMNPMVMMMVLPLLIIVLLPKVVNTNDPEMRKEMEQSMNMLNPNPELPDVSELMTKLFSGSKGSSKAGGSSKGTRPAVKRR; this comes from the exons ATGTCCAACAGGGAAAGAACACCGCTCTTGTGGCTTTTGCTTCAGGCCACGTTCGTCGTGGCTTCGTGTTTTACCGATGTGGAAACGGGGCCTGGCGCAGGTGTATCGACACAGACCACCGCAGATCGGTTTAAAATTGAGGGAAGGGCCATCGTTCCGGGTGTAAAAACACAAGACTGGGTCTCCACAGCACGAGTTCTTGTAGACGGGGAAGACTACGTAGGATTTTTgag AACTGATGGCACCTTCGCAGTAAATGATGTCCCATCTGGGTCATACGTTGTCGAAATTGTCACTCCGGGATACAGATTTGAGCCGGTGCGTGTTGATATTACATCCAAGGGGAAAATGAG AGCTCGTCTTGTGAACTACATTAAGACCTCAGAAGTAATCCGCCAACCATATCCTCTCCAAGTAAGGGCGAGTGGCATTCAAAGCTACTTCATGAAGAGGGAAACTTGGGGCTGGACTGATTTCCTCATGAACCCAATG GTTATGATGATGGTGCTGCCACTACTGATTATTGTTCTACTGCCCAAAGTGGTCAACACCAATGATCCAGAAATGAGAAAG GAAATGGAGCAATCCATGAATATGCTGAACCCCAACCCCGAGCTCCCAGATGTGTCTGAGCTCATGACCAAGCTGTTCTCCGGCTCCAAGGGTTCCAGCAAGGCGGGTGGCAGCAGCAAGGGCACCAGGCCGGCTGTCAAGAGGAGGTAG